GCCACGCAAATCGACCTCGACTAAACGTGCCTAGCTACTGAATTTCTCTCACTTAAACACACAATTGTTGGAACTCGCCGAGATCTCGGCCAGCTGGCCACTTTAGCGCTAAGAATTTCTACTTAGAGGCTCGAGTTCTTAGCTTTTTGAAGAACTCACTCAGCAGTTGCGCCGCCTCACTGGCAAGCAATCCTTCGTGAATAAGTACACGGTGATTTGTGCGAGGATCTGTAAGGGTTTCGTAAAGGCTCACGACCGCGCCAAATTTAGCGTCCCGTGTTCCAAAAAAGACTCTCGGGATTCGAGCTTGCAGTATTGCGCCGCAGCACATCAGGCAGGGCTCCAGGGTCACATACAATGTTGTGTCAAGGAGTCTCCAAGCCCCAAGAGTTTTTGTGGCCTCTAAAATTGCCAAACACTCGGCGTGAGCAAGCGGTGATTTGTCTGCCTCTTTACGATTAAATCCCTCAGAAACGACCTGGCCGTTTTTTACCAAAACAGCACCAACGGGTACTTCGCCCAACCTAGATGCTTCTGCTGCCATTTCTAAGGCTCTTTTCATAAATCGAGTATCTTCTAGATTGAATTCGGCTGACACGGGTACCTTCTCGCTTGGGCGCGCTCTTTCGAAGGCGATTCTAGTTAGCGCAAGTCATGCCCGTCTACCTTTTGTGCAATCAAAATGAGTTTTTCATGGGTTTGGGGTGTCTTGCAATTTTCCCTTCAGGCTCTTTGGTTAAATCCCTCTATTCGCCGGAGCCAATCCCTTTGACTCGGTGATTCCAGGCTGATAGACCTTGCGGATTGTATCTTGGAAGGTGGTGAATGTTTTGGCTCTGGTAAAAATACGTGACAATGAAAGCTTTGAGCAAGCTTTGAGACGCTTTAAAAAACAGTGTGAAAAAGCTGGCATCCTTTCTGAAGTCAAAAAGCGAGAGCACTACGAAAAAAAGAGCGTCAGGCTTAAGAAGAAGTCTATCGCCGCTCGTAAGCGTCTATTGAAAAAGCTAAAAAAGAGCTACGAGTAAACCAGTAAATTATTTTTAGGCTCACCGAAACGACGCTAAATCTTTCGGTCGAAAAATCGGGCCACCATTGATTTCTCTTGGTGGCCTTTTTTCTTGGAGAAACTATGAATCTAAAAGCACTCCTTACAGAAGATATGAAAACGGCTATGAAAGAGAAGAATTCGCTTCGTTTAGGCGCAATTCGCTTTTTGCAGTCTGCACTTAAAAACCGCGAAATTGAGCTCCGCCCAGAGCCGATGTCTGACGACGAAGCCTTTATCGTACTCAAAAAACTCGCAAAGCAACGAAAAGAATCCATCGACCAATATCAGCAAGCTGGACGTCAGGACCTCGTAGAAAAAGAGCAGGCGGAACTTGCGGTGCTCGAAGAGTATCTTCCGAAAATGCTGTCGGAAGAAGAAACCCAAAAGCTTGTAGCTTCTGTGGTTTCAGAGACTGGCGCTACTTCGGTAAAAGAGATGGGCCGAGTTATGAAAGAAGTGCTCGCTCAAGCTGGCGGTCGCGCTGATAACAAACTCGTCAGCGATCTCGTAAAGAAACAACTTGGCCAGTAGGCGACTAAAATTCTATGCGTTTTAGTGACGACTTCATTGAAAGAGCGCGAAGCAGCGCCGATCTTGTGGATATTATCAGCAAGACCACTCAGCTCAAGAAGTCAGGTGCCGAATGGACAGGCCTTTGTCCGTTTCCGGATCATAAAGAAAAAACACCTAGTTTTAGAGTTAATGAAGTCAAACAGGCTTTCTATTGTTTTGGCTGTGGAAAGTCTGGCAACGTGTTTTCGTTTTATCAAAAGTACTACGGCCTTGGGTTTGTTGAAACCGTGGAGCTTTTAGCAAAAAAAGCCGGAATAGAACTTCCGAAGGCTACATCGCGTAGCATTGAAAACCGCTCAGAAAATCAAGATAGCATCAACTCACTCAAGGAGATCAACAGAGTTGCGGCCACTTGGTTTCACAATAATCTTATGGCACTTCCGAAGACCTCTTTCATCTGGAAGTACCTTCAGGGCCGAGGAATTTCTGAAGAAACCATAACGGCTTTTCAGTTGGGTTATGCGCCCGAAGGCTGGGATGGTCTAACCAATGAACTCACTAAGCGTCGCCTTTCTTTAAATTTCGCCTCTCAGCTC
The Bdellovibrionales bacterium CG10_big_fil_rev_8_21_14_0_10_45_34 genome window above contains:
- a CDS encoding tRNA-specific adenosine deaminase is translated as MKRALEMAAEASRLGEVPVGAVLVKNGQVVSEGFNRKEADKSPLAHAECLAILEATKTLGAWRLLDTTLYVTLEPCLMCCGAILQARIPRVFFGTRDAKFGAVVSLYETLTDPRTNHRVLIHEGLLASEAAQLLSEFFKKLRTRASK
- a CDS encoding 30S ribosomal protein S21, which translates into the protein MALVKIRDNESFEQALRRFKKQCEKAGILSEVKKREHYEKKSVRLKKKSIAARKRLLKKLKKSYE
- a CDS encoding glutamyl-tRNA amidotransferase yields the protein MNLKALLTEDMKTAMKEKNSLRLGAIRFLQSALKNREIELRPEPMSDDEAFIVLKKLAKQRKESIDQYQQAGRQDLVEKEQAELAVLEEYLPKMLSEEETQKLVASVVSETGATSVKEMGRVMKEVLAQAGGRADNKLVSDLVKKQLGQ